The genomic segment TCGAGCTGGGCGCGCTCCGGGTCACCTGGGACCCGGCCGCTCCGCCGGTATGGGACCCGGCCGTGCCGGTGCCCGCCGGGGCGTCGCCGGAGGCGGTCGCCCGGCGCGGCGTGGCCCTGCTCCGCGCCCTCGGGGCCGGGCCGGGCGACCTGGTCGGGGAGCTGGCCCGGGCCGGGCTGGCCACCGCCGCCGACCCCGAGGGCGCGGCCGGGCTGGCCCTGCTGTTCCGGGCCGTTCGTGAACGTGACCCGAATCCCGCGGTCGCGGCCTCGCGCGCGCTCGCGGGGCGGGGGCCCGGGCTCACGCCGGAGGGGGACGACCTGCTGGCCGCGGTCGCCGGGGCCGTGGCCGTGCTCGGCCCGGCCAGCGGCTTCGACGAGCCGGGCCGCGGGCGGTTCCTGGCCGCCCTGGCACCGGAACCCGGGCGGACCACCGCCCTGTCGGCCACCCTGCTGGCCCTGGCGGCCGAGGGACGCCTGGCCGAACCGGCCGGGCGGCTCCTCGACCTGAGCCCGGCCGGCGAGACGGCCTGGCCCGGGGCGCTGTCGCGCCTGGAGCGGCTCGGCCACGGCAGCGGCCGCGCCTACGCCGCCGGGATCGCCGCCAC from the Actinomycetota bacterium genome contains:
- a CDS encoding DUF2877 domain-containing protein encodes the protein MTAFPAHLVAVPVLELAGGGRRGVLLGVGATAAWVELGGFVVAVTTREVPLLPNGVALAAGTGALSGPGVVPGASARLSPGRVELGALRVTWDPAAPPVWDPAVPVPAGASPEAVARRGVALLRALGAGPGDLVGELARAGLATAADPEGAAGLALLFRAVRERDPNPAVAASRALAGRGPGLTPEGDDLLAAVAGAVAVLGPASGFDEPGRGRFLAALAPEPGRTTALSATLLALAAEGRLAEPAGRLLDLSPAGETAWPGALSRLERLGHGSGRAYAAGIAATTTLLAEGTPVR